A stretch of Coccidioides posadasii str. Silveira chromosome 2, complete sequence DNA encodes these proteins:
- a CDS encoding uncharacterized protein (EggNog:ENOG410PJXJ~COG:S~TransMembrane:7 (o25-44i51-73o85-107i128-152o164-188i214-234o254-271i)~BUSCO:11581at33183) codes for MESSWDCTLETCPIEYAVFGYRPSLPANIIFTALFGLCALTQVAEMGIFRSYTFSIPVILGGICEVVGYVGRILLYDNPFSQDAFLIQICCLTIAPAFYSAAIYFCIADIVKLLGPEASRLKPHHYAWIFIPCDVISLILQGAGGGIASVASQENEDPTTGTNVMVAGLVFQVFSLLMFILLTLEFLWRVRNKRPKSISDESIKEKSSSRHQKFLLFGIPFALAILCIFIRCAFRVAELSNGWTGELIKHEDTFIALEGAMIAVSAVALNISHPKLLSS; via the exons ATGGAGTCTTCCTGGGACTGTACTCTAGAAACCTGCCCGATTGAATATGCCGTGTTTGGCTACCGTCCGTCGCTTCCAGCAAATATCATTTTCACCGCTCTCTTTGGCCTCTGTGCGCTCACCCAGGTGGCTGAAATGGGCATATTTCGAAGCTATACGTTCTCCATACCTGTTATACTCGGCGGTATATGTGAAGTGGTGGGATACGTGGGGCGTATATTGCTCTACGATAATCCCTTTAGTCAGGATGCCTTTCTTATACAAATATGTTGCCTCACAATCGCACCTGCATTCTATTCAGCCGCGATATATTTCTGCATTGCGGATATTGTTAAACTGCTTGGGCCTGAAGCGTCCCGACTGAAGCCACACCACTACGCTTGGATATTCATACCATGCGACGTGATCAGTTTGATTCTACAGGGTGCCGGAGGAGGGATCGCCAGCGTAGCATCCCAAGAGAACGAAGACCCCACCACTGGGACGAATGTTATGGTCGCCGGACTGGTATTTCAAGTCTTCAGCCTTCTCATGTTCATTCTTCTCACCTTGGAGTTCCTCTGGCGGGTTCGAAACAAGCGACCAAAGAGCATTAGCGACGAAAGTATTAAGGAGAAATCGTCATCGAGACATCAGAAATTCCTGCTTTTTGGAATTCCGTTTGCTCTTGCTATCCTGTGCATCTTTATTCGATGCGCGTTCCGGGTCGCAGAATTGAGCAACGGCTGGACTGGCGAACTGATCAAACACGAAGATACCTTTATCGCGTTAGAAGGAGC GATGATTGCGGTTTCCGCGGTTGCGCTTAACATTTCACATCCAAAACTCCTTTCGTCCTAG